In one Oryza glaberrima chromosome 2, OglaRS2, whole genome shotgun sequence genomic region, the following are encoded:
- the LOC127762294 gene encoding zinc-finger homeodomain protein 7, with protein MEYKRSSHVEEEEEEEEEEDDEEEDEEEQGHHQYTTAAAAAAQQQLHPQVLGSSASSPSSLMDSAAFSRPLLPPNLSLVSPSAAAAAAPGGSYLHAAHHHGQGRRVEAPGGESQHQLQRHHEPARNGVLGGVAGAHAASTLALVGGGGGGPRGGEGAAGEAPTWRYRECLKNHAARMGAHVLDGCGEFMSSPGDGAAALACAACGCHRSFHRREPAVVAPASLSLCPASASASAAAGLVSLSPSATPTGANSSRLMPLLLAPPHMQKRPPVLPVSPASAPAALAESSSEELRPPPLPSSHPHAHAAAVVAASASAPPGPSKKRFRTKFTAEQKERMREFAHRVGWRIHKPDAAAVDAFCAQVGVSRRVLKVWMHNNKHLAKTPPSPTSQPPPPPLHHDPSPPPPPHHHHHHHHHHHPPQHHQQQQQQHDA; from the coding sequence ATGGAGTACAAGAGATCATCgcatgtggaggaggaggaagaggaggaagaagaggaggacgacgaggaggaagacgaggaggagcaagGTCACCATCAgtacacgacggcggcggcggcggcggcgcagcagcagctgcacccGCAGGTTCTTGGCTCGTCGgcttcctcgccgtcgtcgttgatGGACTCCGCCGCTTTCTCGAGGCCCCTCCTGCCTCCCAACCTGTCGCTcgtgtcgccgtcggcggcggcggcggcggcgcccggtggATCCTACCTGCATGCGGCTCACCACCATGGGCAGGGAAGAAGGGTGGAGGCGCCTGGTGGGGAGAGCCAGCACCAGCTCCAGCGCCATCATGAGCCGGCGAGAAATggcgttcttggcggcgtcgccggtgcTCACGCGGCGTCTACGCTTGCCCtcgtgggtggtggtggtggtggtccgagaggcggcgagggggcggcgggcgaggcgcCGACGTGGAGGTACAGGGAGTGCCTCAAGAACCACGCGGCGCGGATGGGCGCGCACGTGCTCGACGGCTGCGGCGAGTTCATGTCGTCCCctggcgacggcgccgcggcgctggCCTGCGCCGCGTGCGGCTGCCACCGTAGCTTCCACCGCCGCGAGCCGGCGGTCGTCGCGCCGGCCTCGCTCTCGCTctgccccgcctccgcctccgcctccgccgccgccggcctggtGTCCCTATCCCCCTCCGCGACGCCCACCGGCGCCAACTCCTCCCGGCTcatgccgctcctcctcgccccgcCGCACATGCAGAAGCGCCCGCCCGTCCTCCCCGTGTCCCCGGCGTCTGCGCCCGCCGCGCTGGCCGAGTCGTCAAGCGAGGagctgcgcccgccgccgctcccctcttCCCACCCCCACGCGCACGCGgccgccgtggtggcggcgtcggcctccgcgccgccggggCCGAGCAAGAAGCGCTTCCGGACCAAGTTCACGGCGGAGCAGAAGGAGCGGATGCGTGAATTCGCGCACCGCGTCGGGTGGCGCATCCACaagcccgacgccgccgccgtcgacgcgttCTGCGCCCAGGTCGGCGTCTCCCGCCGCGTCCTCAAGGTGTGGATGCACAACAACAAACACCTCGCCAAGACGCCCCCGTCGCCGAcatcgcagccgccgccgccgccgctccaccacgatccttctcctcctccccctcctcaccaccaccaccaccaccatcaccaccaccacccaccacaacaccatcagcagcagcagcagcagcatgatgCATGA